The Candidatus Thermoplasmatota archaeon genome has a window encoding:
- a CDS encoding adenine phosphoribosyltransferase translates to MALEALKASLEHSVIVRRGEYDYMVHPITDGIPSIDPAILNEISAAMVEIGNFDCDMIVTIEALGIPLATALSLKTGKPFNIVRKKMYGLPGEVSLSQVTGYSKNPLWINGLKAGDRVTVVDDVVSTGGTLWALIEALKTMQVKIVDILVVIEKTDKKPEIERKISMPIKTLVKVEVVNNKVVVL, encoded by the coding sequence GTTGAAGGCGTCACTTGAACATTCAGTGATTGTAAGACGCGGCGAATACGACTACATGGTACACCCAATAACCGACGGCATACCGTCGATCGATCCAGCGATTCTAAATGAGATCTCAGCTGCCATGGTTGAGATAGGCAATTTCGATTGCGACATGATAGTGACGATCGAGGCCCTTGGGATTCCGCTCGCAACCGCACTGTCGCTGAAGACAGGGAAGCCATTCAACATCGTGAGGAAGAAGATGTATGGTCTTCCGGGCGAGGTCAGCCTCTCGCAGGTGACCGGCTATTCGAAGAACCCCCTCTGGATAAACGGTCTCAAAGCTGGCGATAGGGTCACAGTCGTCGATGACGTCGTCAGCACTGGAGGCACCCTCTGGGCGCTCATCGAGGCGCTGAAGACCATGCAGGTCAAGATAGTCGACATCCTCGTCGTGATCGAGAAGACCGACAAGAAGCCCGAGATCGAGAGGAAGATATCCATGCCGATCAAGACCTTGGTCAAGGTCGAAGTCGTGAACAACAAGGTCGTTGTGTTGTAG